In Ipomoea triloba cultivar NCNSP0323 chromosome 7, ASM357664v1, a single genomic region encodes these proteins:
- the LOC116024066 gene encoding uncharacterized protein LOC116024066, whose amino-acid sequence MDRMVQMMERMAEFMMAQQAPNQNQVQPRVDYAKAIACRHPPTYAGEEDPVRISSAVYYLTKAADNWWTTTGPDLLQDPDFDWEDFKTALRAQFYTERIRGIKCDEFLRLRQKGASIQEYYAKYIELLRFAQDIVQDQVSKARRFVRGMDWDTRRALSPFMCSTLKEAYERVSDYYQVHLDQQEVYGRNKRKAEAQQGKSKLECKKPNLGEAGSRQGERRGECGREGHTQKNCFTQPRRYLNPPLNPNQWGRVTGGPRQGQSRGGNGRGNNVQQVSQGRPSSAASNTNNNRGKQPVGANNSGSQGRIFVVNSAQAQASDAVAGTFLINSMPGLVLFDTGATNSFISCMLADKLGLRSTTRLNLNVMTASGLVVTCKNIYENVSIEIAGVNCPGNLIRFELEGIDVVLGMDWLEKYKARIVCNEKKILLRGPKGKRVSYRGIKKEPEPKLMTMRRLRKYAQKGYEVYLCLVQDTEVEKLEISRIPVVREFPDVFPDDLAGMPPERGVEFTIDLMPGTSPISKAPYRMAPKEIEELKVQLGELELNRVTIKNKYPLPIIDDLFDQLRGASVFSKIDLRSGYHQVKVKEQDIPKTAFRMRYGHYEFTVMPFGVTNAPATFMNLMN is encoded by the exons ATGGATCGCATGGTGCAGATGATGGAAagaatggctgagttcatgatggctcagcaggCTCCAAACCAAAATCAAGTTCAGCCCCGAGTAGATTATGCCAAAGCAATAGCCTGCAGGCACCCTCCGACCTatgccggagaagaagatcccgtG AGAATATCCTCCGCGGTGTACTACCTCACAAAGGCTGCGGACAATTGGTGGACTACAACCGGGCCTGATCTTttgcaagacccagacttcgACTGGGAAGACTTCAAAACAGCATTGAGGGCTCAGTTTTACACTGAAAGAATTCGAGGAATTAAATGCGACGAATTTCTAAGGTTGAGACAGAAAGGAGCAAGTATTCAGGAGTATTATGCAAAGTATATAGAACTGCTAAGATTCGCCCAGGATATTGTGCAGGATCAAGTGAGCAAAGCCAGAAGATTCGTGCGCGGCATGGACTGGGATACTCGAAGAGCTCTTTCACCGTTTATGTGTTCGACCCTGAAAGAGGCATATGAACGGGTATCGGACTATTATCAAGTGCACCTGGATCAGCAGGAGGTGTACGGCCGAAACAAGAGAAAGGCCGAGGCGCAGCAGGGGAAATCGAAACTTGAATGTAAGAAACCAAATTTAGGAGAAGCCGGTAGCAGGCAAGGAGAAAGAAGGGGGGAA TGCGGCCGAGAGGGGCACACGCAGAAGAACTGTTTTACTCAACCACGGCGCTATCTGAACCCACCCCTGAATCCAAATCAATGGGGAAGGGTTACTGGAGGACCGAGGCAGGGACAATCTAGAGGTGGAAATGGCAGAGGGAATAATGTCCAACAAGTAAGCCAGGGGAGACCATCGAGTGCTGCTTCCAATACTAACAACAATAGAGGAAAACAACCAGTTGGGGCCAACAATTCAGGAAGCCAGGGGAGAATTTTCGTTGTCAATAGCGCCCAGGCTCAAGCAAGCGACGCCGTTGCCGGTACTTTCCTAATAAACTCTATGCCTGGTTTAGTTCTATTTGATACAGGAGCCACGAATTCTTTCATCTCTTGTATGCTTGCTGATAAATTGGGGTTAAGATCTACTACTAGGTTAAACCTTAACGTAATGACTGCCTCAGGACTAGTAGTAACTTGTAAGAACATATATGAGAATGTTTCTATAGAGATAGCGGGAGTTAACTGTCCCGGGAATCTTATTCGGTTTGAGTTGGAAGGTATAGATGTGGTATTGGGAATGGACTGGTTAGAGAAATATAAAGCTCGGATAGTGtgtaatgaaaagaaaattctGTTAAGAGGAccgaaagggaaaagggtttCATATCGAGGAATCAAGAAGGAGCCCGAACCAAAGTTGATGACAATGCGAAGACTGAGAAAATACGCACAAAAGGGGtatgaagtgtacctctgtctGGTGCAGGATACGGAGGTAGAAAAACTGGAGATCAGTCGGATCCCagtggtgcgtgaatttccagACGTGTTTCCCGATGATCTTGCGGGAATGCCCCCTGAAAGAGgagtggaattcaccattgaCCTGATGCCAGGAACATCACCTATTTCCAAAGCACCTTATAGAATGGCGCCCAAAGAAATAGAGGAGTTGAAAGTTCAACTAGGAGAACT GGAACTTAATCGAGTCACAATTAAGAATAAATACCCATTGCCCATAATTGATGACCTATTCGACCAGTTAAGAGGAGCGAGCGTGTTTTCGAAGATTGATTTGCGATCCGGATACCATCAAGTCAAAGTTAAGGAGCAAGACATCCCCAAGACTGCCTTCCGGATGAGGTATGGTCATTACGAGTTTACGGtgatgccgttcggagtgaccaatGCCCCAGCAACTTTCATGAACTTGATGAACTGA